The nucleotide sequence TATGGGCGGCCTTAAACTTACGGCCTTGATTGCGCTCAAATCCCTTGACATACTCTGGGTCATTAATCTTTAGACCCATTCCTTTCTGCCGATTCATGCCCGAAATGGCAATGCCGTTGCCCTGAGTATTAAGCTGGGCTAAGACGTACATGGGGACCTTATTGCCGTTGGTAATGATGCCCTCAGTGATGAGATGAGGCATTGGCATTTGCCACTGGCCTCCATCAATACCGCCGCCAGCAGATCCAATCACCACGTTATCCCGTGCGGAGGCCCAATTTGCCTGTTTTGAAACCTCCACTCCTGTCATGCCATACCTATCAAAAAATCCTTTTTCTTTGGCAATAACGAGAGGAGCAGATTCCACAATGGGAATGAATCCGAGCTTAATTGTTGTTACCTCGGGCGTTTCACCTGTACCGACATTAGCAGCAGGTAAAGCGGCTGAACCAACCGTAGCAGCTGTGGTAGCGGTAGTATCGGGTGGATTGCCCAAACAGCCCTTCAATAAAACAGCTCCAGAGGATGCAGCTGCTAGCTTTACAAAACGTCGGCGAGAGACATTTGAAAAATTGGACATAAGAGCTCCTAACAGCCTCCATGAAGGTTGCAAATCAAAGCGCAAAAGCTTAAAAGCTCTGTGCTTTCGGAAGAGAAATGAGCTTGCCTTACGGGCTCTAATGGCCCCCCAGACAAGCTCATTTTTCAATTAGCAATACCGAGTCCATTTCAGATCTAGAACTTCTGTTGAGGGAAAATTCCAGTTATGGCTTTGGACAAGGAATGAATCAAAAACTAGGAGTAAGATGCGTTAGCTGCATCTGTTTTTTAACTTGAAACCAAGTCTACAGGGTTTAAGCCTGGAGTAGTTGCTTTGAGAACCTGATCTTTTAGATAAAAAACCAATAATGGGTATAAGCAAACATTGATATATATCTGGGTTACATAGAAATAACATTGATATTAATCTATGTTAAAGCAGTATGTGCGTACTATTCCTAAAGATTTTATACGCTGCATAGGGCCAGGAAAGCAAATTTCCTGGCCCTATGCAGCGCTTATAGCGATCTGGTTCAGCTGATCCCTAGGCGATAATGACTACTCTGCCGGTATCCAGGTCGTATCGACCTCCTACGATTTTTAGGCTGCCAGACTGTAGCCGCTCGGTGAGCAGTTGCGATCGCATCAGCTCTTCAATCTGATACTGCACATTAGCAGACACAACATTGTCTATGACGTCCCCCGGCTGGTCTTTGACCCGTGTTACGGCGGGCAAAATGGCCTCCACAAACGTGCCAATGGCACCCGGCAGCGCTTTATTTTGGACAGCGGCGGTAACTGCGCCACATCGCTCATGCCCAAGCACCATCAGCAGTGGGGTGCCCAGCAGCACCACCGCGTATTCAATACTGCCAAGCGCTTCAGGCGTTGCGATGTTGCCCGCAATCCGCACATCAAAAATGTCGCCAATGCCCTGATCAAAAACAATCTCAGCCGGTACCCGTGAGTCAGCACAGCTCAACACAGTAGCAAATGGATACTGCGCTTGGGCCACCTCCCGCACCCGGTCTTCAGTTTGATCGGGATATTGGGGCTGGTGCTGCGCGAACCGCTGATTTCCTTCCACCAGTTTTTGTAGGGCGGCGTCGGGACTTAGGGCGGGGCGCGCGGCTGCAGATGATTCGGCTGCTTGAGCGGATTTAACCTGCCAGATCAGGTTGCTTGCCGTTGCTGTCAGCCCAAGAGCTCCGATTGATCCAAGCTTTAGCAGATCACGACGACCGATGAAACCATTTAGGTGACTCATGTTAGTTCCTGGCAGGAATTGAGCGATTAACTGAGAAATTAGAGGTGCAAAATAAAACCTATTAAAAGCGTTGAGCTTTAGTAAGGTCTAATTCATGAAGGTTTAGTTTGTGCTGGCTCACAGGGATGCAATGCATTTAACTGAGCGAATCTCCATGACATCGGAAATATAACAGGTTCCCCCAAACTTATTGAGCAAAGGTCGGACGTTTTCGGCAACAGTCTTGATCTGATCAGGCATGCAGAAAGCAATGATATAGACATTGTCAAGCATTGTCATGTCTAGATCTTCACTGCCTTCTCGCAATCCTTTACCCGCAACATTGCGAATGACGGCATGACCATGAACACCTGATTTATTTAAGCTATCTAAAATTTTGGCTAGCTCAAATGAATTGGCAATGATTTCTATTTTTTTAACAAGATGCATGGGATTACCTCCACAACAGGTTAATTCCGTATAGGTAGAGCGGAATGCCTACAATGATGTTGAACGGGAAAGTTACCGCTAAAGCCGTCGAAACGTACAGGCTGGGGTTTGCTTCAGGAACAGTCAACCGCATTGCTGCCGGAACAGCAATGTAAGAAGCACTGGCACACAGGACGGCAAACAGGAGAGCATTTCCTTGAGGCATGTTGATGAATCTAGCGATCAGCAACCCAATGCCTGCGTTTATTATAGGAATTAGGATGGAAAACGAGATGAGAAAAACACCGGTTTTTTGCAAGTCTTTAATTCTTCTGGCGGCAACAAGTCCCATGTCGAGCAGAAAGAAGGTTAGAACACCATAAAACAGTCCTTGCGTGAAGGGCTCTAAAACTTGCCAACCATGCTCTCCTGTCAACACGCCAATGATGAGGCTGCCAACGAGCAGAAAAACTGAACTGTTAAGAAATGCCTCTTTTAGCACTTCAGGCCAGGTAATCTCTCGCTTGCCATCAACCGTAAATAGATTAACTAAGAGCAAACCTACAATGATTGCTGGAGATTCCATCAAAGCCAATGCTGCTACCATGTAGCCATCAAAATCAATGCCAAGTTCAGTCAGAAAAGCACTGGCGGTAATAAAGGTAACGGCGCTGATGGAGCCGTAGGTTGCTGCGATCGCAGCTGCATCATAAGTGTCAAGCCTCAATCTAAGAATAAAAAAGGTGTATAGCGGGACAAAACAAGCCATCAGCATTGCTGCAAGAAGCGTTAGCACGACTTCTTGAGTCACCCCGCTCTTAATCAGCTCTACGCCGCCCTTAAACCCAATTGCAAGTAGCAGGTAAAGCGAAAAGAGTTTGGGGATAGGTGCGGGAATTTCTAGGTCAGATTTGACGATGACAGCCGTCATTCCCAGGAAGAAAAAGAGGATAGGTGGGTTTAGGATATTGGATATGATTAAGCTGGCATCCATGTCTATCTCTCCTGAGGACGATAAAGCAGAAAGTTCGGAAAACTTTGCACTGTGAAAAATTGATGTAACGGCTGAACCATCATGTATCGTGTCCTGTCACCTTATGTCAATGAGATGATGAATTGCCATAGAAATTGTTAGATTAACGCTGAAAATCCGATTCTCGATGCGAAGGGGATGCGCTGATAGGCAAGGTTCACGGCGCGCTAACCTGACGGTTCTGACACTAGCTATATCGTTACCCGGTCTAGCAATTGCTGAATGCGACTGTAGGGGGCTCCCTTCCAATAAACTTGACCGCAGCCTTAGCACACAGCAAAGTCACTGTAGTGAAGACGGGTGATCGTAGGCAGTCGATCGGCTACCTGCGCTTTGTCTACTAGGGCGATCCGTCCGTTACAGCGAGGGTAGCGTTCCAGCGAGCCACTGCATCCTGCAGGCTGAACCGCTCTAGCACCGCTCTAGCCTGCTGCTTTGGGTGATGCGGTCGCACAACGTACCTGTAGGTGACAACACTGCATTTCAATAGGCCCTGGTCTTGAGCCAGCAGGATCCGCTGCTCCTCGCTCGATATCTGGGCAAGCTCAGTATCGTGGTAATGGTTGTGATGAAGCGCATCGAACCCCAGCAGCCGGAGATAGGTAGCGCATATATAGGTACTGGGTAAGGCCTGTAAATTATCAAAGAAGGTCTTGCGGGGGCAGGTGCGATCGCAGCAGGCTGTACTTTTAGTCGAGCAATTCCAGTACGGTATGTCCGCCAGAATGAGAATTGCTGGGGTTTTGAGTTAGAACGTGCGCGTGTGCAGTACCTCCGTCTCACAGATGTAGGCGATGCCCGGCTGATCGTCAAAAAACTTGCACTGGTGCGGTATAGCCAAGCAGGTTCAATCTATAAGTTTCGATTATCAAAAGATTCAATAAGTTTGAGGCAATATTTTGTAGAAAATGCTGCTTATTAACCAGGCATTGCATAAACTTAAGAATATGGTATTCGCTTGAAGCATAGATTTAAATCTATAAGCTCAGCGAAAGCAGCTTAAAGACACAACCACTGTTCTGAAGCCGCTACATACATCACACAGGTGGATTTTCGGCAGGTCTTCCGTTCGATACAGGCTGTTGCCTGTAGGCGATATACACAATCAGCATGGAGTGAAAACCATGAACAGGTTTGAATCGAGACAGTCGCAGCCAAAGTTGGATACGGATGAGGGGTGGGTCGTGCAGGTGTATGGCAGTAATCGCCGCTTGCTCTGTGTTTTAGAGCCCTCCCATGGTTGGGTCTTCTTGATCGGTTGCAGTGTTGGTTTACTGCTTTCAGTAATTTGGATTAACGTCGCTCGCTACAGTCCCCCCTTAGAGCCGACCCCACCTAGAGAGTCACCTGCATTGCAAGTGGATTGATACGGCCCATCGTAGGGGCAGGTATTTTCCTTGAAACGTCGTATATTTGGCCTCAAGGCGATCATGGTGCGACCCATCACAGAGACGGGGCGACTAAGCCAACATCTGCAAGGGTTTCGGATGGGTCGATCTAGCGAAAAGAGGAAATGACAGCCATTTGGCTCTTTGGTAAAGGGCAGGTCGCATTGGGGAAACTCTGCGATCGCAATTTACATTGACCAGAAATATGCAAGTCTTCTGAAATAAAAGGAAAACTTATGATTTGAATTTGACATTATTTAGCAGATCCGTATAAAGCGATCGCAAATTTGTGCGGTTTTCGGTATAGACTTAAGCACATAAAGATTCAGAACTTAATAGATAAGGGTCTATGAAGGGTCTGCGGGACAACTATCACCTTCCAGCCCCATTCAGAGAGTGCCAATCTCTGAACACCCTGTCGACAGGTTCTCGTGTAACACCTGTGCTGTAGGGGTGAAGCACTTCACCCCTACTCCTTAAAGCTCACTCATCACAGTAATCACCCCTCGTTAGAGGGGGCGGAAGGAGGTCTTAGTGGATTTCTTGTCAGAATTCTTAACGAATTTTGGGGCTCAGTTGCAGTCCCCGACCCTTGGCTTTTTGATTGGCGGTATCGTTATTGCTGCCCTCGGTAGCGAACTGCAAATTCCCGATGCGATCTATAAGTTCATCGTTTTCATGCTGCTCATCAAAGTCGGCCTGACCGGCGGCATGGCAATTCGCAATGCTAGTCTGGCGGAGATGCTGCTGCCTGCGCTGTTCGCCGTGATAACGGGGATCGTGATTGTGCTCATCGCGCGTCACACGTTTGCCAAACTGCCGGGTATCAGAGTTGTGGATGCCGTTGCGACCGGGGGCTTGTTCGGTGCCGTGAGTGGCTCTACCATGGTCGCCGGCATAACGGTACTGGAAGGGCAAGGCATCGAATACGAGGCCTGGGCCGGCGCACTCTATCCCTTCATGGACATCCCGGCGCTCGTGACTGCGATCGTCGTAGCCAGCATTTATACCAACAAGCAGAAGCGCGACAAGTATCTCAAAAACGAGAAGTATCTCAGAAATGAAGATTATGTCGGCATGCAGCCGGTTGCCGCAGGCGGGGCTCCAATCGACCACCCAGTTGCCAGCGGGACTCCAATCGACCAGCGCAGCGGTAGTGCAAGCGGATATTCCGGCGAGTCAGGTGGTTCCGCAGGCGGGTATTCCAGTGGGCCGGGCGGTTCTCCAAGTGGGCGAGTCAAGATCTGGCCCATCGTGAAGGAAAGCATCCAGGGATCTGCCCTATCGGCACTGCTGCTCGGTCTTGCCCTAGGCATCCTAACCCGGCCGGAAAGTGTCTACGAGAGCTTCTACGATCCCCTCTTCCGCGGCCTGCTTTCGATCCTGATGCTGATCATGGGTATGGAGGCTTGGGCAAGACTCAACGAGCTGCGCAAGGTGGCTCAGTGGTACGCCCTATATGCCTTTGTGGCACCATTCCTGCATGGGTTTGTCGCCTTCGGTCTCGGCATGATTGCCCACTATGTAACGGGTTTCAGCGCTGGCGGTGTCGCGCTCCTGGCCGTCATTGCCGCCTCTAGTTCAGACATTTCAGGGCCGCCCACGCTACGAGCTGGTATCCCGACAGCCAATCCCTCTGCCTACATCGGCGCGTCCACAGCCATCGGCACGCCGGTTGCGATTGCATTGTGCATACCGCTCTTCGTCGGGCTCGCCCAGGCTCTGATAGGCAGCTAATCCCAAACGACTCCGGTCTGCCGGTGCGCTCCTGGCCCGGCGACCAAGTGGTTAAATGAATACATGTGTAGGGAGGTAATCAATATGTCCAAGCCAGCTAAAAAGCTCGTTATCATCACAGAGAAATTGCTGCTGAAAAGGGTCGCCCAGATCATCGACGAAGCCGGAGCTACCGGTTATACGGTGTTGGAAACTGGCGGTAAAGGTAGTCGCAGCGTGCGCTCGTCGGGACAACCCAGCGTTTCTGACACCACCTCGAATATAAAGTTCGAGGTGCTCACCGAAAATCAGGATATGGCCCTGAAGATTTCGGATAGGGTCGCATTGGAGTTTTTCGACAATTATGCGGGCATCGCCTATATCTGTGATGCGGAGGTATTGTACGCGCACAAGTTCTGTGGCCCAGGCGGCTGTTGAATCGAGATGACGCAGACCAAAAAGCCGGGGCATGCCCCGGCTTTTTGGGTTTGATCAGCTGGGTTTTGACAGCAATTCTCATTTTGGCAAGAAGCTGCTCAAGCACTGAGAATCCCGATATAGCAATGTCATTTGAAAGACCGAAGAGAGCTAGCAATTCTCATTTCTACAGGACGGGCTGATTGCTCCCAGTTCCCTGGGTGAGCCTCATCCACATAGGCAGCTGGGTGTCGCCCCCACCCTCAATCCGCTCTAGCGCTGCCATCATCTCGACCCGGACATCAAACTCAGCTTCCTGTTCTGCTGCCCGCCGCAACGGCTCAACTGCAGTTTGGTCGCCCAGCTCATTCAAGAACCGGGCAGCTCGCCAACGCACTAGCTTAGAAGCATCAGCCAGAGTCTCGATCAAGGTGGGCATGGCGCTAGGATTGCCCAGGTCGCTCAGGGCATCTCCTGCCGTTCGGCGCACAATGGCTGAGGAATCTTGCCGGACAACCCGGCACAGAGGCTCTACCGCAGCTTCTAGATTGCTGGCCCCCAGTAGCGCTGCAGCCCAACGACGAATCGTACTTTTCTCATCGTCAAGCAGTGCCTTAACGGCTGGGAAAGTTTCGGGAGTAACTTCTAGCTGTTGGAGTGCCTTGAGTCGATGCTTCCAGTCAAGGTGGCTCAACTGGGCAACTAGAGCCTGCTGCTGGGCCGTATGGTCAACGGGCTGTGCGTCTGATTGGTGGGCAGCAGCGGCTTCAATCTGGGCCAGTTCCTCGGCATCAATCAGGCTATCGATTTCATCGGCCACTAGCTGGGCCACCTCATCGGGAGCACCCGCCGGAGCCTGGTAGGGTTCCCAACGTCGCTCAGCTACATAGTCAGCGGCTGTAGCGCTGATGGCCCGCTGTAGCGCCTGACTAAAGCGCTCGGGCAGAGAAACTCGGGCCTGCTGCCCATCTGCTGCTGTAACCCGCACCTGCACCGGAATGCCTCGAAACGTCTGTACGGCCACCTCTAGCTGGCCCAAGTTTGAGGCAGGTGTGCTCTGATTGTTCTCGGCTGCCTGGGCAGGCTGCGATACCTGCGCCAGTAGCTTGGAATCGGCATTATCGGCGACCCCAATGACATTGGCGGCTTTCGCTAAAATGGGCTGCCAGTCTGAGTTTCCTTTGCGAGTCAGGGTAATAAAATCTTTGATGAGAAAGACGGACTGCACTCCCTCAATTGCCAGTAGTCGCTGAGCCACCTCAGGCGCATCGGGCGAGTTGCTGCCTTTCTGCAGAGTCAACGCTTTAGGGCTAATGGTTCCGTCTAGATTGAGCTTGATACAGTTGGGGCTAGGAGTGGTTTCGATGGAGAGCAGTTGCATGGCCTTGGCTAGTATCTAGGGTGGGTAGGCGGTCTGGCTGGATTGATGGGTGGTTATAAAGCTTTGCTTCTAGAGCAGGAATCGAAAGACAAATCAGCTGGGTGAAGGGCTACAGCATACAGCTTTGATCCTAACGATGTTTTGGCATAGGCTGCTGATGGAGCGTTGGGCAGTTTTTCACGCTGTCGCCCTCCGATTAAGTCTTCGCTGGCTGCTGGAGAGCACACCGCATGGATCTAACGACTATTCAAGGCCAACC is from Pseudanabaena sp. FACHB-2040 and encodes:
- a CDS encoding carbonic anhydrase, which codes for MSHLNGFIGRRDLLKLGSIGALGLTATASNLIWQVKSAQAAESSAAARPALSPDAALQKLVEGNQRFAQHQPQYPDQTEDRVREVAQAQYPFATVLSCADSRVPAEIVFDQGIGDIFDVRIAGNIATPEALGSIEYAVVLLGTPLLMVLGHERCGAVTAAVQNKALPGAIGTFVEAILPAVTRVKDQPGDVIDNVVSANVQYQIEELMRSQLLTERLQSGSLKIVGGRYDLDTGRVVIIA
- a CDS encoding P-II family nitrogen regulator; the protein is MHLVKKIEIIANSFELAKILDSLNKSGVHGHAVIRNVAGKGLREGSEDLDMTMLDNVYIIAFCMPDQIKTVAENVRPLLNKFGGTCYISDVMEIRSVKCIASL
- a CDS encoding sodium-dependent bicarbonate transport family permease, with the translated sequence MDASLIISNILNPPILFFFLGMTAVIVKSDLEIPAPIPKLFSLYLLLAIGFKGGVELIKSGVTQEVVLTLLAAMLMACFVPLYTFFILRLRLDTYDAAAIAATYGSISAVTFITASAFLTELGIDFDGYMVAALALMESPAIIVGLLLVNLFTVDGKREITWPEVLKEAFLNSSVFLLVGSLIIGVLTGEHGWQVLEPFTQGLFYGVLTFFLLDMGLVAARRIKDLQKTGVFLISFSILIPIINAGIGLLIARFINMPQGNALLFAVLCASASYIAVPAAMRLTVPEANPSLYVSTALAVTFPFNIIVGIPLYLYGINLLWR
- a CDS encoding Mut7-C RNAse domain-containing protein — its product is MLILADIPYWNCSTKSTACCDRTCPRKTFFDNLQALPSTYICATYLRLLGFDALHHNHYHDTELAQISSEEQRILLAQDQGLLKCSVVTYRYVVRPHHPKQQARAVLERFSLQDAVARWNATLAVTDGSP
- a CDS encoding sodium-dependent bicarbonate transport family permease, translated to MDFLSEFLTNFGAQLQSPTLGFLIGGIVIAALGSELQIPDAIYKFIVFMLLIKVGLTGGMAIRNASLAEMLLPALFAVITGIVIVLIARHTFAKLPGIRVVDAVATGGLFGAVSGSTMVAGITVLEGQGIEYEAWAGALYPFMDIPALVTAIVVASIYTNKQKRDKYLKNEKYLRNEDYVGMQPVAAGGAPIDHPVASGTPIDQRSGSASGYSGESGGSAGGYSSGPGGSPSGRVKIWPIVKESIQGSALSALLLGLALGILTRPESVYESFYDPLFRGLLSILMLIMGMEAWARLNELRKVAQWYALYAFVAPFLHGFVAFGLGMIAHYVTGFSAGGVALLAVIAASSSDISGPPTLRAGIPTANPSAYIGASTAIGTPVAIALCIPLFVGLAQALIGS
- a CDS encoding virulence factor, with translation MQLLSIETTPSPNCIKLNLDGTISPKALTLQKGSNSPDAPEVAQRLLAIEGVQSVFLIKDFITLTRKGNSDWQPILAKAANVIGVADNADSKLLAQVSQPAQAAENNQSTPASNLGQLEVAVQTFRGIPVQVRVTAADGQQARVSLPERFSQALQRAISATAADYVAERRWEPYQAPAGAPDEVAQLVADEIDSLIDAEELAQIEAAAAHQSDAQPVDHTAQQQALVAQLSHLDWKHRLKALQQLEVTPETFPAVKALLDDEKSTIRRWAAALLGASNLEAAVEPLCRVVRQDSSAIVRRTAGDALSDLGNPSAMPTLIETLADASKLVRWRAARFLNELGDQTAVEPLRRAAEQEAEFDVRVEMMAALERIEGGGDTQLPMWMRLTQGTGSNQPVL